In Tsuneonella dongtanensis, a single window of DNA contains:
- the fabF gene encoding beta-ketoacyl-ACP synthase II — translation MRRVVVTGLGLVTPLGADVETTWSNLIAGKSGIGPITRFDVSDQKAKIAGEVKPADHPWGFDPNKRVDFKVQRQVDPFIVYAIDAAGQAIEDAGLENMTDEDKERAGVSIGSGIGGLPGIESESLVLAEKGPGRVSPHFVHGRLINLTSGQVSIKYGLMGPNHSVVTACSTGAHSIGDAARMIKDGDADIMVAGGAESTINPIGIAGFAQAKALNMSMNDDPTRASRPYDKGRDGFVMGEGAGVMVLEEYEHAKARGAKIYAEVVGYGLSGDAYHVTAPHPEGKGAELAMRMALRKAEMGPGDIDYVNAHGTSTMADTIELAAVKRVLGDDLSGASMSSTKSAIGHLLGGAGAVEAIFCVLAIRDQVVPPTLNLDDPDEGTEGVDLVPHHARKREVEAALSNSFGFGGTNASVIFKKVD, via the coding sequence ATGCGCCGAGTGGTCGTAACCGGATTGGGCCTCGTCACCCCGCTGGGGGCGGACGTCGAGACGACATGGTCCAACCTCATCGCGGGCAAGAGCGGGATCGGCCCGATCACCCGCTTCGACGTGAGCGACCAGAAGGCCAAGATCGCCGGCGAGGTGAAGCCGGCCGACCACCCCTGGGGCTTCGATCCCAACAAGCGCGTCGACTTCAAGGTCCAGCGCCAGGTCGATCCGTTCATCGTCTACGCCATCGACGCTGCCGGGCAGGCGATCGAGGACGCTGGCCTCGAGAACATGACCGACGAGGATAAGGAGCGCGCGGGCGTTTCGATCGGGTCGGGCATCGGCGGCCTGCCGGGAATCGAGAGCGAATCGCTCGTGCTGGCCGAAAAGGGCCCGGGCCGCGTGTCCCCGCATTTTGTCCACGGGCGGCTGATCAACCTCACCAGCGGGCAGGTCTCGATCAAGTACGGCCTGATGGGGCCGAACCACTCGGTCGTGACCGCGTGCAGCACCGGCGCGCACTCGATCGGCGACGCGGCGCGTATGATCAAGGACGGCGACGCCGACATCATGGTCGCGGGCGGCGCGGAGAGCACGATCAACCCCATCGGCATCGCCGGCTTCGCGCAGGCCAAGGCGCTCAACATGAGCATGAATGACGATCCGACCCGCGCCAGCCGCCCCTATGACAAGGGCCGCGACGGATTCGTCATGGGCGAGGGCGCGGGCGTCATGGTGCTCGAGGAATATGAGCACGCCAAGGCGCGCGGCGCGAAGATCTATGCCGAGGTCGTCGGCTACGGCCTGTCGGGCGACGCCTACCACGTCACCGCGCCGCATCCCGAGGGCAAGGGCGCCGAACTCGCCATGCGCATGGCGTTGCGCAAGGCAGAGATGGGGCCGGGCGACATCGACTACGTCAACGCGCACGGCACCAGCACGATGGCCGACACGATCGAACTCGCCGCGGTGAAGCGCGTGCTGGGCGACGACTTGTCGGGCGCGTCGATGTCCTCGACCAAGAGCGCCATCGGCCACCTGCTCGGCGGCGCCGGTGCGGTCGAGGCGATTTTCTGCGTGCTGGCGATCCGCGACCAGGTCGTGCCGCCGACGCTCAACCTCGACGATCCCGACGAAGGCACCGAGGGGGTTGACCTCGTTCCGCACCATGCGCGCAAGCGCGAGGTCGAGGCGGCGCTCAGCAACAGCTTCGGCTTCGGCGGCACCAACGCGAGCGTGATCTTCAAGAAAGTCGACTGA
- a CDS encoding sialate O-acetylesterase, with amino-acid sequence MVRILSALLALGASALLAVPASAQDGSFSIGAPFSDGMVLQRGQAIPVWGTGRPGTEVTARLGDDTGTATVRPDGTWRLELPSREAADGLTLSVSKAGGQFEVADIAIGEVLLCSGQSNMAWKMSASALRPEDRRMPVDQRIRLLTVPEASAQVERARFGKDAKWKKASDGWADFSAVCLFTGREIARSERVPVGLIASAWGGTPIRAWLPYEGIARAGGMDEQLAVLDAFRRDPEAAQARYGATLNDLWESRPNPARTRKGKEGYANLFNGMIAPLGPTRVAGVIWYQGENEANNAETTVSYRGLLEALIAGWRGRLGAKVPFVVVQLAGFGKLAGKADNDDWAAVREAQRQVARDDPATELVVTTDVSERLDIHPTMKRPVGQRAGAALLKLAYGKPEAYRPPEAVSALRVGDGVEISISSAKGPLLAASWGRPGPFMLCEDAAGTSCSFADARFSSEGIVVAVPDGSRPVLVRYCWDAAPICNVFDQAEMPLGPFELTIDAPRQTN; translated from the coding sequence ATGGTCCGAATCCTGTCGGCGCTGCTCGCACTCGGCGCGAGTGCTCTGCTGGCAGTCCCGGCGTCGGCGCAGGACGGGAGTTTCTCCATCGGCGCGCCGTTTTCGGACGGCATGGTCCTTCAGCGAGGACAGGCGATACCGGTCTGGGGCACGGGCCGGCCCGGAACCGAGGTCACGGCCAGGCTGGGCGACGACACGGGCACGGCCACGGTCCGCCCGGACGGTACCTGGCGACTGGAGCTTCCTTCCCGCGAGGCAGCGGACGGCCTGACGCTCTCGGTGTCGAAAGCGGGCGGCCAATTCGAGGTTGCCGATATCGCGATCGGCGAGGTCCTGCTGTGTTCGGGCCAGTCGAACATGGCATGGAAGATGTCAGCCTCGGCGCTGCGTCCGGAAGATCGCCGGATGCCAGTCGACCAGCGGATCCGCTTGCTCACCGTGCCCGAGGCCAGTGCGCAGGTCGAACGAGCCCGCTTCGGCAAGGACGCGAAGTGGAAGAAGGCTTCGGACGGCTGGGCCGACTTTTCGGCCGTCTGCCTGTTTACGGGACGTGAGATCGCCAGGAGCGAGCGGGTTCCGGTGGGCCTGATCGCTTCGGCGTGGGGCGGCACGCCGATCAGGGCGTGGCTGCCCTATGAAGGGATCGCGAGGGCCGGCGGGATGGACGAGCAGCTTGCCGTGCTCGATGCATTTCGCCGCGATCCGGAAGCGGCGCAGGCCAGGTATGGCGCGACCCTGAACGACCTGTGGGAATCGCGCCCCAACCCGGCCCGGACCCGCAAGGGGAAGGAGGGGTATGCCAACCTCTTCAACGGCATGATCGCCCCGCTCGGCCCGACACGGGTGGCGGGCGTGATCTGGTACCAGGGCGAAAACGAAGCGAACAACGCCGAAACCACCGTGAGTTATCGCGGCCTGCTCGAAGCCCTGATCGCCGGCTGGCGTGGCCGGCTGGGGGCGAAGGTCCCGTTCGTGGTCGTTCAGCTTGCGGGCTTCGGCAAGCTTGCCGGTAAAGCCGACAACGACGACTGGGCCGCTGTCAGGGAAGCCCAGAGGCAGGTCGCGCGCGACGATCCGGCCACCGAGCTGGTCGTGACCACCGACGTAAGCGAACGGCTCGACATCCATCCGACGATGAAAAGGCCCGTGGGACAGCGCGCTGGCGCAGCATTGCTCAAGCTGGCCTATGGCAAGCCGGAGGCATATCGACCTCCCGAGGCCGTGTCCGCGCTCCGCGTCGGCGACGGGGTCGAGATTTCCATATCTTCGGCGAAGGGGCCTCTCCTTGCAGCCTCATGGGGACGTCCGGGGCCGTTCATGCTGTGCGAGGATGCCGCGGGCACCAGTTGCAGCTTCGCCGATGCACGTTTCTCGTCGGAGGGCATCGTGGTTGCGGTCCCCGACGGATCGCGCCCCGTGCTCGTGCGCTATTGCTGGGACGCGGCACCGATCTGCAACGTGTTCGACCAGGCCGAAATGCCGCTCGGGCCGTTCGAACTGACGATCGACGCCCCGCGCCAGACGAACTGA
- a CDS encoding acyl carrier protein has protein sequence MSDTADRVQKIVVEHLGVEADKVTQDASFIDDLGADSLDIVELVMAFEEEFGVEIPDDAAEKIATVGDATKYIEEHKG, from the coding sequence ATGAGCGATACCGCCGACCGCGTGCAGAAGATCGTAGTCGAACACCTCGGCGTCGAGGCCGACAAGGTCACCCAGGACGCGAGCTTCATCGACGATCTCGGTGCGGACAGCCTCGACATCGTCGAGCTGGTCATGGCGTTCGAAGAGGAATTCGGCGTCGAAATCCCCGACGATGCGGCCGAGAAGATCGCCACCGTCGGCGACGCGACCAAGTACATCGAAGAGCACAAGGGCTGA
- a CDS encoding Crp/Fnr family transcriptional regulator: MQPTELLLHLAGALLVAAMVMKSPRTVRGLAFGAGMAAVAYCILSGVGGAALLWSALFTVAAGVQFVLLVQRSRFGAMRAEERALLEDILRVDDPAKQKRLVGLLEWRDVEPGEVLIRQGQPQPPLIYVASGAAGIELDGRLVGVCGEGDFLGDMSIATGQPASTAVTVTNSMRLAVVDRAALAQMAEAAPEIGAAFDRAINRALATKIARMNEAAAGSQAFACGCDLTG, translated from the coding sequence ATGCAACCGACCGAACTGCTGCTTCATCTGGCCGGTGCGCTGCTCGTCGCAGCGATGGTGATGAAATCGCCGCGAACCGTTCGCGGGCTCGCGTTCGGCGCGGGCATGGCAGCGGTGGCATACTGCATCCTCTCGGGTGTCGGCGGGGCAGCGCTGCTCTGGTCCGCTCTGTTCACGGTTGCGGCCGGCGTGCAGTTCGTGCTGCTCGTCCAGCGCTCCCGGTTCGGAGCGATGCGGGCGGAGGAGCGCGCTCTGCTCGAGGACATCCTGCGGGTCGACGATCCCGCCAAGCAGAAGCGGCTGGTCGGCCTGCTCGAATGGCGCGACGTCGAACCCGGCGAGGTCCTGATCCGCCAGGGGCAGCCGCAGCCCCCGCTGATCTACGTCGCGTCGGGCGCGGCCGGGATCGAGCTCGACGGGCGGCTGGTCGGGGTGTGCGGCGAGGGCGACTTCCTCGGCGACATGAGCATCGCCACGGGCCAGCCCGCGAGTACCGCGGTCACGGTGACCAATTCCATGCGGCTCGCGGTCGTCGATCGCGCTGCGCTTGCCCAGATGGCGGAAGCCGCGCCCGAGATCGGCGCCGCCTTCGACCGGGCGATCAACCGCGCGCTCGCCACCAAGATCGCGCGCATGAACGAGGCCGCGGCGGGATCGCAGGCCTTCGCTTGCGGGTGCGATTTGACCGGTTGA
- a CDS encoding ferritin-like domain-containing protein: MATTIFKSLVDTTFDSVDGYRKAAEKADSAQLKSALAGRLEARQQTLEALNAELQRQGDELVTKGTMTGAAHRLWADITDVFEKGDEAAAERVEEGEDYLKNKFEEALEHADLHEQERAVVQQCYAEICEGERFGDMIEKQYD, translated from the coding sequence ATGGCCACCACCATCTTCAAATCGCTCGTCGACACCACCTTCGATTCGGTCGACGGCTACCGCAAGGCAGCCGAGAAAGCCGACAGCGCCCAGCTCAAGAGCGCACTCGCGGGCCGTCTCGAAGCGCGCCAGCAGACGCTCGAGGCCCTTAACGCCGAGCTGCAGCGCCAGGGCGACGAACTCGTTACCAAGGGCACGATGACCGGCGCGGCGCACCGCCTGTGGGCCGACATCACCGACGTCTTCGAGAAGGGCGACGAGGCTGCGGCCGAGCGCGTCGAGGAAGGCGAAGACTACCTCAAGAACAAGTTCGAGGAAGCGCTCGAGCACGCCGACCTGCACGAGCAGGAGCGCGCCGTGGTGCAACAGTGCTACGCCGAGATCTGCGAAGGCGAACGCTTCGGCGACATGATCGAGAAGCAGTACGACTGA
- a CDS encoding 2'-5' RNA ligase family protein, translating into MSDLRSSAPLIVTAELPEALQSRADQLRKAHFPPERNFLKAHVTLFHALPPMIEDEVREALAAEARSAPVEARLEGVMSLGRGTALRIASPAMLALRERLAERFHGMLTPQDSHAPRLHVTIQNKVSPDEAKALQAALADRIEPRAFAFRGLALHRYLGGPWETVQFWAFRGNATSRGR; encoded by the coding sequence ATGTCCGACCTCCGCTCCAGCGCCCCCCTGATCGTCACAGCCGAATTGCCGGAGGCGCTGCAATCGCGCGCCGACCAGCTGCGCAAGGCGCATTTCCCGCCCGAGCGCAATTTCCTGAAGGCGCATGTCACGCTGTTCCACGCGCTGCCGCCGATGATCGAGGACGAGGTGCGCGAGGCGCTCGCAGCCGAGGCACGGTCTGCACCCGTGGAGGCTAGGCTGGAGGGCGTGATGAGCCTGGGGCGGGGCACCGCGCTGCGGATCGCCAGTCCTGCCATGCTGGCCTTGCGCGAACGGCTCGCCGAACGGTTCCACGGCATGCTCACTCCGCAGGATTCGCATGCGCCGCGGCTTCACGTCACCATCCAGAACAAGGTTTCGCCGGACGAGGCCAAGGCGCTCCAGGCAGCGCTGGCGGACCGGATCGAACCCCGCGCGTTCGCCTTCCGCGGGCTGGCGCTCCACCGATATCTGGGTGGACCGTGGGAAACGGTGCAATTCTGGGCATTTCGCGGTAATGCGACCTCCCGGGGACGATAG
- the mltG gene encoding endolytic transglycosylase MltG has protein sequence MKRIVILAALVAALAFGWFALGWYGSANVEKETAFTVPDGATLTSVARKLEEERLIASADAFLLRAKILGSGDPVQRGEFALPAGASPASILDTLQHGQVIRRFVTIPEGLPSIMVHERLMAEPLLTGPIPVPEEGSVLPDTYDFERGEARTAVLARMQAAMTNYLAEAWSKRSPGIAVSSPEETITLASIVEKETGVASERRMVAGLYSNRVKTGMPLQADPTIIYPITKGKPLGRRIRQSEIAAVNGYNTYTMSGLPNGPITNPGRESIAAVLNPAKTEALFMVANGKGGHVFAATLAEHNANVKRWFEIRRARGELD, from the coding sequence GTGAAACGCATCGTCATCCTCGCCGCGCTCGTCGCAGCGCTGGCGTTCGGGTGGTTTGCCCTTGGCTGGTACGGTTCGGCAAACGTCGAAAAGGAAACCGCGTTCACCGTGCCAGACGGCGCGACGCTGACGAGCGTGGCGCGTAAGCTCGAGGAAGAAAGGCTGATCGCGTCGGCCGACGCGTTTCTCCTCCGTGCGAAGATCCTCGGCAGCGGGGACCCGGTGCAGCGCGGCGAATTCGCGTTGCCGGCGGGCGCGAGCCCGGCATCCATCCTCGACACGCTCCAGCACGGCCAGGTGATCCGCCGCTTCGTGACCATTCCCGAAGGCCTGCCCTCGATCATGGTCCACGAGCGCCTCATGGCCGAACCGCTCCTCACCGGGCCCATCCCGGTGCCGGAAGAGGGCTCCGTCCTGCCGGACACCTACGATTTCGAACGCGGCGAGGCGCGCACCGCGGTTCTCGCGCGGATGCAGGCGGCGATGACCAACTATCTTGCCGAAGCGTGGTCGAAGCGCTCGCCGGGCATTGCCGTTTCCAGCCCCGAGGAGACCATCACGCTCGCCTCGATCGTCGAGAAGGAGACGGGCGTTGCCAGCGAGCGCCGGATGGTCGCCGGGCTCTATTCGAACCGGGTGAAGACAGGCATGCCGCTGCAGGCCGACCCGACGATCATCTACCCCATCACCAAGGGCAAGCCTTTGGGGCGCCGCATTCGCCAAAGCGAGATCGCCGCGGTCAACGGCTACAATACCTATACCATGAGCGGGCTGCCCAACGGGCCGATCACCAATCCGGGGCGCGAAAGCATCGCCGCGGTCCTGAACCCGGCCAAGACGGAAGCGCTGTTCATGGTCGCCAACGGCAAGGGCGGGCATGTCTTCGCCGCGACGCTTGCCGAGCACAACGCCAACGTGAAGCGCTGGTTCGAGATTCGCCGCGCGCGCGGGGAACTCGACTGA
- a CDS encoding alkyl/aryl-sulfatase, which produces MRITIAALGLGLVAAGLAGSAEGKPASEATLAAQRDAAAALPADDGTDAAFAERGFIATRADPIIRAADGRPILNLDAYGFVKGPAPASVHPSLWRHASLLARHGLFQVTDGVWQVRGFDLSNMTVIAAKTGWILVDPLTTREAAAAALALVNEHLGPRPVSAVIYSHSHGDHYGGVRGVVDEKDVTAGKVAILAPEHFTQEAASENIMAGAAMGRRATFQFATALAPGVEGQMTSGIGPALSAGEITLIAPTDTIRRTGETRVVDGVPLEFQMASGSEAPSEMNVWIAPARTFLAAEIATCTFHNILTPRGAKVRDAHAWAGFLDEALQRYAPKSDTLIASHCWPRFGQGDLTAFLAAHRDNYRYLHDQTVRRMNKGATMAEIAEDVVQPPALAQTWANRGYYGTYRHNAKAIYQHYLGWYDGVPARLDELPPVTRAQRYVAAMGGAKKVLALARKAFAAGDYRWSSDLGDKLVFADPANKAARELLADSYEQQGYQAESAIWRNQFLSAAQELRMGVPTVSRASQSADLIAAVPTRLLFDSAASRYDPSKLGRPRAAVTFVFPERSESASLDANATTLFAREGAAGESEATVTGPRRLVLGLLFLKVPLAQLEAAGLKVTGDRAAVEAIAGALDAIPGPFPIAEP; this is translated from the coding sequence ATGAGGATCACGATTGCCGCACTCGGGCTCGGGCTCGTCGCGGCGGGGCTCGCGGGCAGCGCCGAGGGCAAGCCCGCCAGCGAGGCGACTTTGGCGGCCCAGCGTGACGCCGCAGCCGCGCTTCCCGCCGACGATGGCACCGACGCGGCCTTCGCGGAGCGCGGGTTCATCGCGACGCGTGCCGATCCGATCATCCGCGCCGCCGACGGCCGGCCGATCCTGAACCTCGACGCGTACGGCTTCGTGAAGGGCCCGGCGCCCGCCAGCGTCCACCCCAGCCTGTGGCGGCACGCATCGCTTCTCGCGCGGCACGGCCTGTTCCAGGTCACCGACGGCGTCTGGCAGGTGCGCGGCTTCGACCTGTCGAACATGACCGTGATCGCGGCCAAGACCGGCTGGATTCTGGTCGACCCGCTGACCACGCGCGAAGCTGCCGCCGCCGCCCTCGCGCTGGTCAACGAGCACCTGGGCCCGCGGCCCGTCAGCGCGGTCATCTACAGCCACAGTCACGGCGATCACTACGGCGGGGTTCGCGGCGTCGTCGACGAGAAGGACGTTACCGCCGGCAAGGTCGCCATCCTCGCGCCCGAACACTTCACGCAGGAGGCGGCGTCTGAGAACATCATGGCCGGCGCGGCGATGGGACGGCGCGCCACGTTCCAGTTCGCCACTGCGCTGGCACCGGGCGTCGAAGGCCAGATGACCAGCGGGATCGGCCCCGCGCTGTCTGCCGGCGAAATCACGCTGATCGCCCCGACCGACACGATCAGGCGGACGGGCGAGACCCGCGTCGTCGACGGCGTGCCACTCGAATTCCAGATGGCCTCGGGGTCAGAGGCGCCATCCGAGATGAACGTGTGGATCGCGCCGGCGCGCACGTTCCTCGCCGCCGAGATCGCGACCTGCACGTTTCACAACATCCTCACCCCGCGCGGTGCGAAGGTGCGCGATGCCCACGCCTGGGCCGGCTTCCTCGACGAAGCGCTCCAACGCTACGCGCCCAAGAGCGACACGCTGATCGCCAGCCACTGCTGGCCCCGCTTCGGACAGGGCGATCTGACCGCGTTTCTTGCCGCCCACCGCGACAATTACCGGTACCTGCACGACCAGACGGTCCGGCGCATGAACAAGGGCGCGACGATGGCGGAAATCGCCGAGGACGTCGTGCAGCCGCCCGCCCTGGCGCAAACCTGGGCCAACCGCGGCTACTACGGAACCTACCGCCACAACGCCAAGGCGATCTACCAGCATTACCTCGGCTGGTACGACGGCGTGCCGGCGCGGCTCGACGAACTGCCCCCGGTGACGCGGGCCCAGCGGTATGTCGCGGCGATGGGCGGCGCGAAGAAGGTGCTGGCCCTCGCCCGCAAGGCCTTCGCCGCCGGCGACTATCGCTGGTCGAGCGACCTCGGCGACAAGCTCGTCTTCGCCGATCCGGCCAACAAGGCGGCGCGCGAGCTGCTCGCCGACAGCTACGAGCAGCAGGGATACCAGGCGGAAAGCGCGATCTGGCGGAACCAGTTCCTGAGCGCCGCGCAGGAGCTGCGCATGGGTGTCCCGACCGTCTCCCGCGCCAGCCAGAGCGCCGACCTGATCGCCGCCGTCCCCACACGCCTGTTGTTCGATTCGGCGGCCAGCCGCTATGATCCCAGCAAGCTCGGCCGGCCGCGCGCCGCGGTGACGTTCGTGTTCCCCGAACGCAGCGAAAGTGCGAGCCTCGACGCCAACGCAACCACCCTGTTCGCCCGTGAAGGCGCCGCCGGTGAAAGCGAAGCGACTGTCACCGGGCCTCGGAGGCTGGTACTCGGACTGCTGTTCCTGAAGGTGCCGCTGGCCCAGCTCGAAGCCGCCGGGCTCAAGGTGACGGGGGATCGCGCTGCGGTCGAGGCTATCGCGGGCGCGCTGGACGCGATCCCCGGACCCTTCCCGATCGCCGAGCCCTAG
- a CDS encoding DUF3500 domain-containing protein, producing MKALTIPIAVAALLAVASTTPVSGHVSPGASLEDARVRAMRDATTVFIASLDEAQRASVLGDLDDTRSRTSWSNLPVSMAPRSGLSVADMTSAQRVAFHAMMAAALSSQGYLKTATIMWHEDVLRGIVEGTLAAMPDGDPPKAQGLAFAENYDTEKFFVKIFGNPGDSDWGWLVTGHHFAATFTVSGGKIAFTPMFLGANPQVVPQGRYAGWRLLQHEADRALALLGSLDAEQLKRAVVSGEVDAELFAGPGNQDSHKVQFGIKASELDPLQRNMLQGLLNEYLGDASDEAAARQRDTIEADGLETLRFAWWGPTDAPSGRYMFRVQGPSVVIDYIRESSGDGQFNHVHSILRDPSNDYGADWLKRHYDEAHGR from the coding sequence ATGAAAGCCTTGACGATACCCATCGCCGTTGCCGCTCTTCTGGCAGTGGCTTCCACCACTCCCGTTTCCGGCCATGTCTCGCCCGGAGCTTCGCTCGAAGACGCGCGGGTTCGTGCGATGCGAGATGCGACGACGGTATTCATCGCGAGCCTCGACGAGGCGCAGCGAGCGAGCGTCCTGGGCGACCTCGACGATACCCGTTCCCGCACCAGTTGGTCGAACCTGCCGGTAAGCATGGCTCCGCGCTCGGGCTTGTCGGTGGCCGACATGACAAGCGCGCAGCGAGTGGCCTTTCATGCGATGATGGCGGCGGCTCTTTCGAGCCAAGGCTATCTGAAAACTGCCACCATCATGTGGCACGAGGATGTGCTTCGGGGAATCGTCGAAGGGACGCTTGCAGCAATGCCGGACGGCGACCCGCCCAAGGCGCAAGGACTCGCCTTCGCCGAAAATTATGACACGGAGAAATTCTTCGTCAAAATCTTCGGCAATCCGGGCGACAGTGACTGGGGCTGGCTTGTGACCGGGCACCATTTCGCTGCCACCTTCACCGTGTCTGGCGGCAAGATCGCTTTCACGCCGATGTTTCTCGGTGCCAATCCCCAAGTGGTGCCGCAAGGGCGCTACGCCGGTTGGCGGCTATTACAGCACGAAGCGGATCGGGCGCTCGCTCTGCTGGGATCGCTTGATGCCGAGCAGTTGAAGAGGGCAGTTGTTTCCGGCGAAGTCGATGCCGAACTCTTCGCAGGGCCAGGCAATCAGGACAGCCACAAGGTGCAGTTCGGTATCAAGGCTTCCGAACTCGATCCCCTCCAGCGAAATATGTTGCAGGGGCTGCTCAACGAATATCTCGGTGATGCGTCGGACGAAGCGGCGGCACGCCAGCGTGACACAATCGAAGCCGATGGCCTTGAAACTTTGCGTTTTGCTTGGTGGGGACCGACCGATGCGCCGAGTGGACGGTACATGTTTCGCGTGCAGGGTCCGTCGGTGGTGATCGACTACATCCGGGAGAGTTCGGGTGACGGTCAGTTCAATCACGTTCACTCGATCCTGCGCGACCCGTCGAATGATTACGGGGCAGACTGGCTAAAGCGCCACTACGATGAGGCGCATGGCCGGTAG
- the purU gene encoding formyltetrahydrofolate deformylase codes for MPDELVLRLSCPDRSGIVARVSSYLAAAGCNILDAQQFEDRLGNRFFMRVVFDPADGSASELREGFAPIAAEYGMDWDLRDRSAPPKVIILVSKFDHCLVDLLYRKRIGEIDMDIVAVISNHPADPDHPLITPGIPFHHLPVTPGTKPEQEAQVRAIIEETGADLVVLARYMQILSDDMARFLSGRCINIHHSFLPGFKGAKPYHQAYERGVKMIGATSHYVTADLDEGPIIAQDVEAISHRDTPEDLVAKGRDVERRVLARAVRMHLEGRVFLNGSRTVVFAS; via the coding sequence TTGCCTGACGAACTGGTCCTGCGCCTGTCGTGCCCGGATCGCTCCGGCATCGTCGCGCGCGTGTCGAGCTACCTCGCGGCCGCGGGCTGCAACATCCTCGACGCCCAGCAGTTCGAGGATCGGCTCGGCAACCGCTTCTTCATGCGCGTCGTGTTCGATCCTGCCGATGGCTCTGCGAGCGAGTTGCGCGAAGGATTCGCCCCGATCGCGGCGGAATACGGCATGGACTGGGACCTGCGCGACCGGTCCGCGCCGCCCAAGGTCATCATCCTCGTTTCGAAGTTCGATCACTGCCTGGTCGACCTGCTCTACCGCAAGCGCATCGGCGAGATCGACATGGACATCGTCGCCGTGATCTCGAACCATCCTGCCGATCCCGACCATCCGCTGATCACCCCCGGCATCCCGTTCCATCACTTGCCGGTCACGCCGGGCACCAAGCCGGAGCAGGAAGCGCAGGTCCGCGCGATCATCGAGGAGACCGGGGCCGACCTCGTGGTCCTCGCCCGCTACATGCAGATCCTGTCGGACGACATGGCACGGTTCCTGTCGGGCCGGTGCATCAACATCCACCACAGCTTCCTGCCCGGGTTCAAGGGCGCCAAGCCCTATCACCAGGCCTACGAGCGGGGCGTGAAGATGATCGGCGCGACGAGCCACTATGTCACCGCCGACCTCGATGAAGGCCCCATCATCGCGCAGGACGTCGAGGCGATCAGCCACCGCGACACTCCCGAAGACCTCGTGGCCAAGGGTCGCGACGTCGAACGGCGCGTCCTCGCCCGGGCGGTCAGGATGCACCTCGAAGGCCGCGTGTTCCTCAACGGCAGCCGCACGGTCGTTTTCGCGAGCTGA